A region from the Ichthyobacterium seriolicida genome encodes:
- a CDS encoding transposase codes for METPRQIILPVLRPGNSHSNKWYVSILKRIIIKIRESYPEMEIIIRSDSGFSCAAFYQLVDDFDLLYVTGIASNKVLKRKVSRSKNAVKKMYLDQGEKHQHFMSFTYKAKSWHKPQQCYSKVESTGLGMNIRHFSSNIPQKDARKIYFDFYVKRGDSSENRIKEVKNMCFSDRLSNHSFLANFFRLMISSLAYEMFLLLKQKIKKTRFEVAKKWLISSIRTYLLKVRATIKITKRRIYYQLSKSFVYKVYFGKLLPSSGCLFVK; via the coding sequence ATGGAGACACCACGACAGATTATTCTTCCTGTACTCCGCCCAGGAAACAGTCATTCCAATAAATGGTATGTGAGTATTTTAAAGCGAATAATTATCAAAATACGTGAGAGTTACCCAGAGATGGAAATAATTATTAGAAGTGATAGCGGCTTTAGCTGCGCCGCTTTTTACCAATTAGTAGATGATTTTGATTTACTATATGTTACAGGCATAGCGAGCAATAAAGTTTTAAAAAGAAAGGTATCTCGGTCAAAAAATGCTGTAAAAAAAATGTATTTAGATCAGGGAGAGAAGCACCAACATTTTATGAGTTTTACGTACAAAGCCAAGAGTTGGCACAAGCCTCAACAGTGCTATTCTAAAGTTGAGAGTACTGGATTAGGTATGAACATAAGGCATTTTTCTAGTAATATTCCCCAAAAGGATGCTAGAAAAATTTACTTTGACTTTTATGTTAAAAGAGGTGATTCAAGTGAAAATAGAATAAAAGAAGTTAAAAATATGTGTTTTTCTGATCGTTTGTCAAATCATAGTTTTCTTGCTAATTTTTTTCGACTTATGATAAGTAGTCTTGCCTATGAAATGTTTTTATTACTGAAACAGAAGATAAAGAAAACAAGATTTGAAGTAGCAAAAAAATGGTTAATCAGTTCAATTAGAACTTATCTTTTGAAGGTAAGAGCAACGATTAAAATTACCAAAAGGCGAATCTATTACCAGTTATCTAAATCTTTTGTTTACAAGGTTTATTTCGGGAAATTATTACCCAGTAGCGGTTGTTTATTTGTGAAATGA
- a CDS encoding transposase has translation MRNKNTLFYRGRKSVELTFSSSEISSDGSLIMLEKLERDHKLIDYYSKLLPDARDSRFVTYTRKQQLKQRVYMIMLGYEDANDVNHLQNDPLLKDVLQGDLASQPTISRFENSFDKQAVFKFCYAWLYKYVSSLSDRKKIVIDVDSTDDPTHGSQQLSMFNGYYGQFMYNELFFHDGDTTTDYSSCTPPRKQSFQ, from the coding sequence ATGAGGAATAAAAACACATTATTTTATAGAGGGAGAAAATCTGTTGAGTTAACTTTTTCATCATCAGAAATTAGCTCTGATGGATCCTTAATCATGCTTGAAAAACTAGAACGAGATCATAAATTGATTGATTATTACAGTAAACTTTTGCCTGATGCCCGAGACTCTAGATTTGTTACTTATACCAGAAAGCAACAGTTAAAACAAAGGGTTTATATGATCATGTTAGGCTATGAAGACGCCAATGATGTTAATCATTTACAGAATGATCCTTTATTAAAAGATGTTCTTCAAGGTGATTTGGCCTCTCAACCTACTATATCAAGATTTGAGAATAGCTTTGACAAACAGGCTGTTTTTAAGTTTTGTTATGCGTGGTTATACAAATATGTTTCAAGTTTATCTGATCGCAAGAAAATAGTTATTGACGTAGATTCAACCGATGATCCAACTCATGGCAGTCAACAATTGTCAATGTTTAATGGTTATTATGGTCAATTCATGTACAATGAACTATTTTTTCATGATGGAGACACCACGACAGATTATTCTTCCTGTACTCCGCCCAGGAAACAGTCATTCCAATAA
- a CDS encoding SIMPL domain-containing protein produces MSNKKIILFSLIISVGIVVSGMMIGKILVNAKEFDRSVVVKGLAEREVKADLGVWTLKILHSAKNLSEVEKKLEFKINTIYEYLKSGGIEESEIKRNIVSVHDSWNDQFSTPKKHVNRYFGSVEFLIRTSNVDLLQTVITNVSGLISKDITIAKNNHYVNYLFTGLNDIKPEMVEEATKNARKVAEKFAKDSDSRVGKIKNASQGIFSITNLSDDIPQIKKIRIVSTLEFYLRD; encoded by the coding sequence ATGAGCAATAAAAAAATTATACTTTTTTCACTTATCATTTCCGTAGGAATAGTAGTCTCTGGAATGATGATAGGTAAAATCCTAGTAAATGCTAAGGAATTTGATCGCTCTGTGGTAGTGAAAGGTTTAGCAGAGAGAGAAGTAAAAGCAGATTTGGGGGTTTGGACCTTAAAAATCCTTCATTCGGCCAAAAACTTATCTGAAGTAGAAAAGAAGTTAGAGTTTAAGATAAATACTATATATGAGTATTTAAAATCAGGGGGTATTGAAGAATCTGAGATAAAACGAAATATAGTTTCTGTGCACGACTCTTGGAATGATCAATTTTCCACCCCAAAAAAGCATGTGAATAGATATTTTGGAAGTGTAGAATTTCTTATAAGAACCAGCAATGTAGATCTTCTACAGACAGTTATTACCAATGTATCTGGTTTAATTTCTAAGGATATCACAATAGCCAAGAATAATCACTATGTTAATTACCTATTTACTGGTCTAAATGATATAAAGCCAGAAATGGTGGAAGAAGCTACTAAAAATGCTAGAAAAGTTGCTGAAAAATTTGCAAAAGATTCTGACTCTAGGGTAGGTAAAATAAAAAACGCTAGTCAGGGCATCTTTTCAATTACTAATCTCAGTGATGATATACCACAAATCAAAAAAATCCGTATAGTATCTACACTTGAATTTTATTTGAGAGATTAA
- a CDS encoding SIMPL domain-containing protein: MKNRQTILLSLILSVGIILSSIAIANTLVKGEKVDRFVTVIGSAQRDIEVDLGVLHLNIGHCEKDQDLSEVKNALDSKIQFIYDYLESKGIEKREIEQSHFYVSLVNFPVDDYSDSQYESDRYYARVELVVKTHNVDALRESISDMYTLISKDITLSYTSHVGYMVRNLAGIETELKEEATKNARELAEKFGVYSNSTIGGIKKVHQGDLSVERYDFNSTLNFQKASVSSTVEFYLID, translated from the coding sequence ATGAAAAACAGACAAACTATACTTCTCTCACTGATACTATCTGTAGGTATAATCCTCTCTAGCATTGCAATAGCTAATACCTTGGTCAAAGGTGAAAAGGTCGATCGTTTTGTAACAGTAATTGGATCAGCCCAAAGGGATATAGAAGTTGATTTGGGTGTTTTACATCTGAACATTGGTCACTGTGAAAAAGACCAAGACCTATCTGAAGTGAAAAATGCATTAGATAGCAAGATTCAATTTATATATGATTATTTAGAATCAAAGGGGATTGAAAAGAGAGAAATAGAACAAAGTCATTTTTATGTTTCTCTGGTTAATTTCCCTGTCGATGATTATTCTGACAGTCAATATGAGTCTGATAGATATTACGCTCGTGTAGAATTAGTTGTAAAAACTCATAATGTAGATGCTTTACGAGAATCTATTTCTGATATGTATACTTTGATTTCAAAAGATATAACTCTAAGTTACACCTCTCACGTTGGTTATATGGTTAGAAATCTAGCTGGTATAGAAACAGAGCTTAAAGAGGAGGCTACTAAAAATGCCAGAGAACTCGCTGAAAAATTTGGAGTATATTCTAACTCTACAATAGGTGGAATAAAAAAAGTTCATCAAGGGGATCTTTCAGTTGAACGGTATGATTTTAACTCAACCCTTAATTTTCAAAAGGCTAGCGTGAGCTCTACTGTAGAATTCTATTTGATAGATTAA
- a CDS encoding endonuclease/exonuclease/phosphatase family protein, giving the protein MKGYNITLLLFCFLFSFETCFTQIVFYNVENLFDTINNPNTLDDEFTPSGFKNWNKKKYEKKIKNLAKVLKIIGGFESPEIIGLCEVENIDVIKKLISNPALKKFNYDIVHRDSPDKRGIDVALIYRKDIFKIQFSQWHKIDLPYKRKYTRDILYCRGVLKGVDTIHFFVNHWPSRWGGKIKSEPKRMFVSNIIKHKIDSILNINSQANIIAMGDFNDEPKDLSLQNLVRENKLFNIHKDDDKGTYKFRAKWSKLDHFFVSKSVLKHLHQPNTVIFDESFLLEKDQKYKGKKVKRSFIGMKFNYSGFSDHLPIYIKWNSNSDI; this is encoded by the coding sequence ATGAAAGGCTATAATATAACTCTGTTACTCTTTTGCTTTTTATTTTCATTTGAAACCTGTTTTACACAGATAGTTTTTTACAACGTAGAGAACTTATTTGACACTATAAACAATCCTAATACTCTAGATGATGAATTTACTCCCAGTGGTTTTAAAAACTGGAATAAAAAGAAGTATGAAAAAAAAATTAAGAATCTAGCCAAAGTATTAAAGATAATTGGAGGATTTGAATCTCCTGAAATTATAGGGTTATGTGAAGTAGAAAATATAGATGTCATAAAAAAACTCATATCTAATCCTGCACTAAAGAAATTTAACTACGATATCGTGCATAGAGATTCTCCCGATAAAAGAGGTATAGATGTGGCTCTTATATATAGAAAAGATATTTTCAAAATACAGTTTAGTCAATGGCATAAAATAGATTTGCCTTATAAGCGCAAATACACTCGTGATATTTTATACTGCAGAGGTGTATTAAAAGGTGTAGATACTATACATTTTTTTGTCAACCATTGGCCCTCTAGGTGGGGAGGCAAGATAAAGTCTGAACCAAAAAGGATGTTCGTATCTAATATTATCAAGCATAAAATAGATAGCATACTGAATATTAATTCCCAAGCCAATATAATTGCCATGGGAGATTTTAATGATGAACCTAAGGATTTGAGTCTTCAAAACCTAGTAAGAGAAAATAAACTCTTTAACATTCATAAAGACGATGATAAAGGCACTTATAAGTTTAGAGCTAAATGGAGTAAACTAGATCATTTTTTTGTATCTAAATCTGTTTTAAAGCACTTACATCAGCCTAACACTGTTATTTTTGATGAATCTTTTTTATTAGAAAAAGACCAAAAGTATAAGGGCAAAAAAGTCAAAAGAAGTTTTATAGGAATGAAATTTAATTATTCTGGTTTTAGCGATCATCTTCCTATTTACATAAAATGGAATTCCAATAGTGACATTTAA
- a CDS encoding M16 family metallopeptidase — protein sequence MRKINLLLTLLIALLICACKQDQGNLKTENHVDANGYNYQTVTNDPTGLRLYTLDNGLKVYLSRNVDEPKIQTFIAVKAGSSYDPKDNTGLAHYLEHMLFKGTSKTGTLDWEKEKLLLEKISNLYEEHKRESDPKKKLEIYREIDKISLEASNYCVANEYDKMASSIGSKHVNAHTWVDETVYRSKIPSNELEKWLSLESERFSQLVLRLFHTELEAVYEEFNRAQDSEGRRARNILLEGLFPTHPYGQQTTLGKAEHLKNPSMVAIHEYFNKYYVPNNMAVVLVGDLDFDKTIAKVDATFGKFKSRETSRPELPKEKPITAPIMREVFGPGFENVTLAFRSKGANSKQEKLITLTNMILANSQAGLIDLNLNQKKLVQNASCYSLFLKDYGYQSFFGMPKEGQTLEQVRDLLLGQIEKLKKGEFEDWMIKAVVNDLKLYQTRGYENSTSLASTYYRAFINDTDWKDRVSFLDELSKITKRELVDFANEFYGDNYVCVFKRKGQDKSIVKVNNPNITPINLNRDKSSDFLKEFNKKESPDIQPKFVDFSSAIQKTKTNSGIEVSYIKNEINDLFELYIIFDMGGDNDKKLGLALDYIDYLGTDKYSAEEIKKEFYKLGVTYGISSSEDRSYLKLSGLRENIHRGLDLLEHLWANAVSDRESYDKYVMSIDKDRKDMLTSKRAINTGLRTYGKYGENSRLRDIFSIGELKKINPNELVDLFKGLRNYKQRVFYYGKDLDNAISALDKYHNIGDVNNLKEYPEAKKYPELETGKNVYFAQYDMVQAMITFTAKGDKFKAENKAFSKMFNNYFGSGLSSIVFQEMRESRSLAYSAWAEYDTPSHKDRANHIISHIGTQANKMPQAIDAMMSLMNNMPESEKQFNSAKESVLKDIASERITKSNIFWTYERLKKLGIDTDYRQQVYNKIKNMTIEDLRDFFNSDIKGSNYNIMVMGNKKDLNMKYLNKLGKIKEMDPHYLFNYEKSVE from the coding sequence ATGAGAAAAATAAATTTACTCTTAACACTGTTAATCGCCTTGCTTATTTGTGCGTGCAAACAAGATCAAGGCAATCTAAAAACAGAAAACCACGTAGATGCCAATGGGTATAATTATCAAACAGTTACTAATGACCCTACTGGCTTGCGCTTGTATACTTTGGATAATGGCCTGAAAGTGTATTTGAGCAGGAATGTAGATGAACCTAAAATACAAACCTTTATAGCTGTAAAAGCGGGTTCTAGCTATGATCCTAAGGATAACACTGGATTAGCTCATTATTTAGAACACATGCTCTTTAAAGGAACTTCCAAAACAGGAACCCTAGACTGGGAAAAAGAGAAATTGTTATTGGAGAAGATTTCCAATCTCTACGAAGAGCATAAGAGGGAAAGTGATCCCAAAAAGAAACTAGAGATATATAGAGAAATAGATAAGATATCTCTAGAAGCATCAAATTATTGCGTAGCAAATGAATATGACAAAATGGCGAGTTCTATAGGTTCTAAGCATGTAAATGCACATACTTGGGTAGATGAAACCGTATATCGTAGTAAAATTCCTTCCAATGAATTAGAAAAATGGCTATCATTAGAAAGCGAACGTTTCAGTCAATTAGTACTGAGGTTATTTCACACAGAGTTAGAAGCTGTCTATGAGGAGTTCAACAGAGCCCAAGACAGTGAAGGACGTAGAGCTCGTAATATTTTACTCGAAGGTTTATTCCCGACTCATCCTTATGGTCAACAGACCACTCTAGGAAAGGCAGAACACTTGAAGAATCCTTCCATGGTAGCTATACATGAGTATTTCAATAAGTATTACGTTCCCAACAATATGGCTGTAGTATTAGTTGGAGATTTAGATTTTGATAAAACCATAGCTAAAGTAGATGCTACTTTTGGAAAGTTCAAGTCTAGGGAGACTTCACGTCCAGAATTACCAAAGGAAAAACCTATCACTGCCCCTATCATGAGAGAAGTTTTTGGACCTGGTTTTGAAAACGTCACTTTAGCTTTTCGTTCCAAAGGAGCAAACTCTAAACAAGAAAAACTGATCACCCTAACTAATATGATCTTAGCTAATTCCCAAGCTGGGTTGATCGATTTGAATTTAAATCAGAAAAAACTTGTTCAAAACGCGAGTTGCTATTCTCTTTTTCTTAAAGATTATGGCTATCAATCGTTTTTTGGCATGCCCAAAGAAGGACAGACATTAGAGCAAGTCAGAGATTTATTACTAGGACAAATTGAGAAATTAAAAAAAGGAGAATTTGAAGATTGGATGATAAAAGCTGTGGTCAATGACCTTAAATTATATCAAACAAGGGGATACGAAAACAGCACTTCTTTAGCTTCGACTTATTACAGAGCATTTATAAATGATACTGATTGGAAGGATAGAGTCAGCTTTTTAGATGAGTTAAGTAAAATTACTAAACGAGAATTAGTAGATTTCGCCAATGAGTTTTATGGGGATAATTACGTATGTGTTTTCAAAAGAAAAGGTCAAGATAAGTCCATAGTAAAGGTTAACAACCCTAATATTACCCCAATAAATTTAAATAGGGATAAGAGTTCTGATTTTCTCAAAGAGTTTAACAAAAAGGAATCTCCAGACATACAGCCAAAATTTGTAGACTTTTCTTCTGCTATACAAAAAACTAAGACTAATAGCGGAATAGAAGTATCGTATATCAAAAATGAGATTAATGATTTGTTTGAATTATATATCATTTTCGATATGGGAGGAGATAATGACAAAAAATTAGGGCTAGCTCTTGATTATATAGACTATTTAGGTACTGATAAATATTCTGCTGAAGAGATTAAAAAAGAGTTTTATAAACTGGGAGTTACCTACGGAATTAGCTCTTCAGAAGATAGATCTTATTTAAAGCTAAGTGGCCTGAGAGAGAATATCCATAGAGGATTAGATTTATTAGAACATCTATGGGCTAATGCAGTATCTGATAGGGAATCCTATGATAAATATGTTATGTCCATAGATAAGGATAGGAAGGATATGTTAACTAGCAAACGTGCTATTAACACAGGATTACGTACATATGGAAAATACGGAGAGAATTCTAGATTGAGGGATATTTTCAGTATAGGAGAATTAAAGAAAATCAACCCTAATGAATTGGTGGATTTATTCAAAGGTTTGAGAAATTACAAGCAGAGAGTATTTTATTATGGAAAAGATTTAGATAATGCAATATCGGCATTAGACAAATATCACAATATAGGAGATGTAAATAATTTGAAAGAGTACCCTGAAGCTAAAAAATATCCAGAATTAGAAACAGGTAAAAATGTATATTTTGCTCAATATGATATGGTACAAGCAATGATAACATTTACAGCTAAGGGAGATAAATTCAAGGCAGAAAATAAAGCTTTCTCTAAAATGTTCAACAATTATTTTGGATCTGGATTATCTTCCATTGTATTTCAAGAGATGAGAGAATCTAGATCCTTGGCTTATTCAGCATGGGCTGAATATGATACCCCTTCACACAAAGACAGAGCCAATCATATAATTTCTCATATAGGCACTCAGGCGAACAAGATGCCTCAAGCTATAGATGCTATGATGTCTTTAATGAATAATATGCCTGAATCTGAAAAACAATTTAATTCCGCAAAGGAATCGGTGCTAAAGGACATAGCTTCAGAACGTATAACTAAATCAAATATATTTTGGACATACGAGAGATTAAAAAAATTGGGCATTGATACAGATTATAGACAACAAGTTTATAATAAGATAAAAAATATGACCATAGAAGATCTGAGAGATTTTTTCAATAGTGATATTAAAGGAAGTAATTACAATATTATGGTAATGGGAAACAAAAAAGATCTCAATATGAAATATTTAAATAAACTAGGTAAAATAAAGGAGATGGATCCACATTATTTGTTTAATTATGAGAAATCTGTAGAGTAA
- a CDS encoding SIMPL domain-containing protein, translated as MNNKKITLSLLIISISLVISAVIISDVVVNSRKFNRSIVIKGSVQREVKADLGIWYLYMKDVSDTLSDTQKKAALKLKLMYEYLESKGIKKSEIMHNMTYVYDPMKNEFYSPNTLEKQKFFSTLKLVISTRNVDGLQRAILDTSSLISKGLAVTTEPWHVKYLFTKLNDIKLEMIEEATKNARESAEKFALNSNSKVGRIKRANQGNFSFENTYTYDDRLMIKKIKVVSTIEFYLID; from the coding sequence ATGAACAATAAAAAAATCACGCTTTCTTTACTTATAATTTCCATAAGTTTAGTTATCTCTGCTGTAATTATTAGTGATGTAGTAGTAAATTCTAGAAAATTTAATCGTTCTATAGTAATAAAGGGATCCGTACAAAGAGAAGTAAAGGCTGATTTAGGTATTTGGTATCTGTATATGAAAGATGTTTCAGATACTTTGTCAGATACACAAAAAAAGGCAGCCTTAAAATTAAAGCTGATGTACGAATATCTAGAGTCAAAAGGGATTAAAAAGTCAGAGATAATGCATAATATGACTTATGTATATGACCCTATGAAAAATGAATTTTACTCCCCAAACACACTTGAAAAACAAAAATTTTTCAGTACTTTAAAGCTTGTAATAAGCACTAGGAATGTAGATGGTCTACAACGGGCTATTTTAGATACATCTAGCTTGATTTCAAAAGGTCTAGCCGTTACGACTGAACCCTGGCATGTTAAATATTTATTTACAAAACTAAATGATATAAAGCTAGAAATGATAGAAGAAGCTACTAAAAACGCGAGAGAATCTGCTGAGAAATTTGCGCTAAATTCTAACTCTAAAGTAGGAAGAATAAAAAGAGCTAATCAAGGTAATTTTTCATTTGAAAACACTTATACATACGACGATAGATTAATGATCAAAAAAATAAAAGTGGTCTCCACAATTGAATTTTATCTTATAGATTGA